From a region of the Hymenobacter jejuensis genome:
- a CDS encoding amidohydrolase yields the protein MTKPSTSFRRPLLSGAAACMLGLLAVAPSPAAAQTSISPAKLEALKKELTAEIDKQQKSTQQMVDMVFSFGELGFQEVETSRYLTDILKKNGFKIEQGIAGIPTAWTATWGSGKPLIAVGSDIDCIPKASQKPGVAYHDPIIAGAPGHGEGHNSGVPLNITAVLALKKIMEREKIPGTLMLWPGVAEELVGAKAYFVRDGYFKNVDACIFTHVGDNLSVAYGDAGNNGLVSVTFNFEGAAAHAAGAPWRGRSALDAVELMDIGWNYHREHMEVTQRSHYVITDGGDQPNVVPSKASVWYYFRDRTYPKIQQMYQDGIKMAEGATLMTNTTMTYEVLGSAWPGHMNKPIAEAMYKNIQTVGLPTWSEADQILARAAQKETKAPKTDRRNKPIDGLATQLDSLKKPETFSIGGGSDDIADISWNVPTVVLSYPANIPGLPGHHWANAIAMATPIAHKGVTAGAKAEALTLLDMLVKPEIIKDAWTYFKDVQTKEVKYTPLVSKTDKPAITLNKSIMAEYRPQMKKYYYNPSKYKTYLEQLGIKYPTIRTDNVPAAGAGGE from the coding sequence ATGACAAAACCCTCTACTTCCTTTCGCCGTCCGCTGTTGTCTGGTGCCGCGGCTTGTATGTTGGGCTTGCTCGCCGTGGCACCCAGCCCAGCAGCCGCCCAAACCAGCATATCGCCCGCTAAGCTGGAAGCCCTCAAGAAAGAGCTGACCGCCGAAATCGACAAGCAGCAGAAGTCGACGCAGCAGATGGTGGATATGGTCTTCAGCTTTGGCGAGCTGGGCTTTCAGGAAGTAGAAACCTCGCGCTACCTGACCGACATTCTGAAGAAAAACGGCTTCAAAATCGAGCAAGGCATTGCAGGTATCCCCACGGCCTGGACGGCCACTTGGGGTTCGGGCAAGCCGCTGATTGCCGTGGGCAGCGACATCGACTGCATTCCCAAGGCCTCGCAAAAGCCGGGCGTCGCGTACCACGACCCCATTATTGCCGGAGCGCCGGGCCACGGCGAAGGCCACAACTCGGGCGTGCCCCTCAACATCACGGCCGTGCTGGCGCTCAAGAAAATCATGGAGCGCGAGAAAATTCCCGGCACGCTGATGCTCTGGCCGGGCGTGGCCGAAGAATTGGTGGGCGCGAAAGCCTACTTCGTCCGCGATGGCTACTTCAAAAACGTGGATGCCTGCATTTTCACCCACGTCGGCGATAACCTGAGCGTGGCGTACGGCGACGCGGGCAACAACGGGCTGGTTTCGGTCACGTTCAATTTTGAAGGGGCTGCTGCCCACGCGGCCGGCGCGCCGTGGCGGGGCCGCAGCGCCCTCGACGCCGTGGAATTGATGGACATCGGCTGGAATTACCACCGCGAGCACATGGAGGTCACGCAGCGCTCGCACTACGTAATCACCGACGGCGGCGACCAGCCCAACGTCGTGCCCTCGAAGGCGTCGGTGTGGTATTATTTCCGCGACCGTACCTACCCCAAGATTCAGCAGATGTACCAAGACGGCATCAAAATGGCCGAAGGCGCTACGCTAATGACCAATACCACAATGACTTACGAAGTATTGGGTAGCGCGTGGCCGGGTCATATGAACAAACCGATCGCGGAAGCGATGTACAAAAACATCCAAACGGTGGGGCTGCCCACTTGGAGCGAGGCCGATCAGATTCTGGCCCGAGCTGCCCAGAAAGAAACCAAAGCGCCCAAAACCGACCGCCGCAACAAGCCCATCGACGGCTTGGCTACCCAGCTGGATTCGCTCAAAAAGCCCGAAACGTTCTCCATCGGCGGCGGCTCCGATGACATCGCGGACATCTCCTGGAACGTGCCTACGGTGGTATTGAGCTACCCCGCCAACATTCCCGGTTTGCCCGGCCACCACTGGGCCAACGCAATTGCCATGGCCACGCCCATCGCCCACAAGGGGGTCACGGCGGGCGCCAAAGCCGAAGCCCTGACGCTTTTGGACATGCTGGTGAAGCCGGAGATCATCAAGGACGCTTGGACGTATTTCAAGGATGTTCAGACCAAGGAAGTCAAGTACACGCCGCTGGTTTCCAAGACCGACAAGCCCGCTATCACCCTGAATAAGAGCATCATGGCGGAATACCGGCCGCAGATGAAGAAGTACTACTACAATCCCAGTAAATACAAAACTTACCTAGAGCAGTTGGGCATCAAGTACCCGACCATCCGCACGGATAACGTGCCAGCCGCTGGTGCCGGCGGCGAATAA
- a CDS encoding arylesterase: protein MKTVPSILSCGLLLALCISCGSNSSQPAADVATAPAENAAPPPAKPASASAKQTILFFGNSITAGLGVEPEQAFPALVGQKIDSAGLGYTVVNAGLSGETTAGGRSRVGWVLRRPVAVFVLELGGNDGLRGLPLSATRRNLQAIIDTVRRRSPQARIVLAGMQIPPNLGADYAADFKKLYGDLARENKLTLIPFLLEGVGGVARFNQRDGIHPTPTGHRLVARTVWGVLQPLLRQPVPATP from the coding sequence ATGAAAACAGTTCCGTCCATACTTAGTTGCGGGTTGCTGCTCGCCCTTTGCATTAGTTGCGGCAGCAACAGCTCCCAGCCCGCCGCCGATGTAGCCACCGCACCGGCCGAAAACGCAGCTCCACCGCCTGCGAAGCCGGCGTCCGCCTCAGCCAAGCAAACCATTCTTTTCTTCGGCAACAGCATCACGGCTGGCCTCGGCGTGGAGCCCGAACAGGCTTTTCCGGCGTTGGTGGGACAAAAAATTGATTCGGCCGGCTTGGGCTATACCGTCGTGAACGCGGGCCTGAGTGGCGAAACCACGGCCGGGGGACGAAGCCGCGTGGGCTGGGTGCTGCGCCGCCCCGTGGCCGTATTTGTGCTCGAATTGGGTGGCAACGACGGCCTGCGCGGCCTGCCACTTTCCGCGACCCGCCGCAACCTGCAAGCCATCATCGATACGGTGCGCCGTCGCAGTCCGCAGGCGCGTATTGTGCTGGCTGGCATGCAGATACCGCCCAACTTAGGCGCCGACTACGCCGCCGATTTCAAAAAGCTCTACGGCGATTTGGCCCGCGAAAACAAGCTCACCCTGATCCCATTTCTGCTGGAAGGCGTCGGTGGGGTGGCGCGCTTCAACCAGCGCGACGGCATCCATCCCACGCCGACGGGGCACCGACTGGTCGCCCGCACCGTTTGGGGCGTATTGCAGCCGCTGTTGCGCCAGCCGGTGCCGGCAACTCCCTAA
- a CDS encoding M28 family peptidase, whose protein sequence is MNQVYRTTIGLLVSGLTIAMPLSGSAQQKKPAPKKTTSADARDAIRESDLKRDLFALAGDHYRGREGGTLDELRASAWIAEQMRAIGAQPAGDDGTYFQFFHIQRTRITKGSRLSIGSHQLKVNEDAIITVPGISSVNAPMVFVGTGTPEEVAKVDIKGKAVALVFSGTPPASTIFRYFLNTTMRTRSAELVKAGAVAVVYVSDARAQEIFNRWGTIYERGRYDLPGGPNTKVAEQAPTIWLPESALSWVQQAGQQLVANINVESFSYPSVNIVAKVPGTDAKLKAENVLFSTHQDHDGVRRAVAGDSIWNGADDNATGCAGTLAVMRAFVKKPGRRTALFVFHGAEERGLLGSRYYSATPTVPKESIVAVLNAEMIGRNAPDSAALLGSQRPHRNSQDLVNLAMTANQTGPKFKLDTLWDKATHPEGWYFRSDHLPYARLGIPAICYTTLLHKDYHTPKDEPDRINIAKMANVTRWIYLTGWAVANRDQRPTPDKDFKLER, encoded by the coding sequence ATGAACCAAGTGTACAGAACCACAATTGGCCTGCTGGTGTCGGGCCTGACAATCGCGATGCCGCTGAGCGGATCGGCCCAACAGAAAAAGCCGGCACCCAAAAAAACAACTTCCGCCGATGCGCGCGACGCCATCCGCGAGAGTGACCTGAAGCGCGATTTGTTTGCGCTGGCCGGCGATCACTACCGCGGCCGCGAAGGCGGCACGCTCGACGAATTGCGCGCTTCCGCCTGGATTGCCGAGCAGATGCGCGCCATCGGGGCCCAGCCCGCCGGCGACGACGGCACGTATTTCCAGTTTTTCCACATCCAGCGCACCCGCATCACCAAGGGCAGCCGCCTGAGCATTGGCAGCCACCAGCTCAAGGTGAATGAAGATGCAATCATCACGGTACCAGGCATTTCCTCGGTGAATGCACCCATGGTGTTTGTGGGCACCGGCACGCCGGAGGAAGTCGCCAAAGTCGATATCAAAGGCAAAGCCGTGGCGCTGGTGTTTTCGGGCACGCCACCGGCCAGCACGATTTTTCGCTACTTCCTGAACACGACCATGCGCACCCGCTCGGCCGAGTTGGTGAAGGCTGGCGCGGTGGCCGTGGTGTACGTATCGGATGCGCGGGCACAGGAGATTTTTAACCGCTGGGGCACCATCTACGAGCGCGGCCGCTACGACCTGCCCGGCGGCCCCAATACCAAAGTAGCGGAGCAGGCACCAACTATCTGGTTGCCAGAATCCGCGCTTTCTTGGGTGCAGCAGGCCGGACAGCAACTGGTGGCCAACATCAACGTGGAAAGCTTCAGCTATCCGTCCGTCAACATCGTGGCCAAAGTGCCTGGCACCGATGCCAAGCTGAAGGCCGAAAACGTGCTCTTCAGCACCCACCAAGACCACGACGGCGTGCGCCGCGCCGTGGCCGGCGACTCCATCTGGAACGGCGCCGACGACAACGCCACCGGCTGCGCGGGCACGTTGGCCGTGATGCGCGCTTTTGTCAAAAAGCCCGGCCGCCGCACGGCGCTGTTTGTGTTTCACGGCGCCGAAGAACGGGGTTTGCTCGGCTCGCGGTACTATTCGGCCACGCCGACGGTGCCCAAAGAATCCATTGTGGCCGTGCTGAACGCTGAGATGATCGGTCGCAACGCGCCCGACAGTGCCGCGCTGCTGGGCTCGCAACGCCCCCACCGCAACTCCCAGGATTTGGTAAACCTGGCGATGACCGCCAACCAAACCGGCCCGAAGTTTAAGCTCGACACGCTCTGGGACAAGGCCACGCACCCCGAAGGCTGGTATTTCCGCAGCGACCACTTGCCTTATGCGCGTCTGGGCATCCCCGCGATTTGCTATACCACGCTGTTGCACAAGGACTACCACACGCCCAAAGACGAGCCCGACCGCATCAACATCGCCAAAATGGCCAACGTCACCCGCTGGATTTACCTCACGGGATGGGCCGTAGCCAACCGCGATCAGCGCCCCACGCCGGACAAAGATTTCAAGCTGGAACGCTAG
- a CDS encoding amidase family protein translates to MSRILQFPVCYFLLLLSTLAPNSYSRSHSAPALLKEKFPLLETTIADIHQAFRKGDCNCEQLVTEYLRRIAAYDQPTKLNAIILTNPQALTTARQLDAEYQKTKKLRPLHCIPLIVKDNYNTAGLQTTAGSLALKGFEPAEDATVVKSLKAAGAIVLAKSNMAEWAFSPMVSISSIAGETLNPYNLLHVPAGSSGGTAAAVAANFGTAGLGSDTGNSIRGPSSHNALVGFRPTLGLVSRAGIAPLYLRNDTGGPMTRTVADATRLLEVMAGFDPADPLTKYSEGKIPKSYQQFLDKNGLKGARIGVLRTLSERNPDPQVKALFEQSIADLKKAGADIIDPIEVPDFASVSKDQWCSVFQHDINEYLASLGPNVPVKNLNEIIASGKFAPYIAENLTYHQQHAEVQQGTSCADAYSDPKRIAFRKAITDVMDRYKVNALIYPTWNNPPAKVGDFKGYKGDNSQLIAPHTGQPAFTVPMGFTYDNLPAGLQFLGRPFDEPTLIKYTFAYEQATHYRQAPKLFPALPAEAPDKQKR, encoded by the coding sequence ATGAGCAGAATTCTACAGTTTCCTGTTTGCTATTTTCTGCTGTTACTCAGCACTTTGGCGCCCAACAGCTACAGCCGTTCACACTCCGCCCCGGCGCTCCTGAAAGAAAAATTTCCGCTTCTGGAAACGACCATCGCCGACATCCACCAGGCGTTTCGGAAAGGCGATTGCAACTGCGAGCAGCTGGTGACGGAATACCTCCGGCGCATCGCCGCCTATGACCAACCGACCAAGCTCAACGCCATTATCCTGACCAACCCGCAGGCCCTCACGACGGCCCGGCAGCTGGACGCGGAGTATCAAAAAACCAAAAAGCTGCGGCCGCTGCATTGTATCCCGCTCATTGTCAAGGACAACTACAACACGGCGGGTCTGCAAACTACGGCGGGCTCGTTGGCCCTCAAAGGCTTTGAACCCGCCGAAGACGCCACCGTCGTCAAGTCGTTGAAGGCGGCCGGAGCCATTGTGCTGGCCAAATCCAACATGGCCGAATGGGCCTTTAGCCCAATGGTTTCGATCAGTTCGATTGCGGGCGAAACGCTCAACCCGTACAACCTGCTGCACGTGCCGGCGGGCTCCAGCGGTGGCACGGCCGCGGCGGTGGCAGCCAATTTTGGAACGGCAGGACTCGGCAGCGACACCGGCAATTCCATCCGCGGGCCATCGTCGCACAACGCGCTGGTTGGGTTTCGGCCAACGCTGGGGCTGGTCAGCCGGGCTGGTATTGCGCCGCTGTATTTGCGCAACGACACCGGCGGCCCCATGACCCGCACCGTTGCCGACGCCACGCGGCTGCTGGAAGTGATGGCCGGCTTCGACCCAGCCGACCCGCTCACCAAGTACAGCGAGGGCAAAATCCCGAAAAGCTACCAGCAGTTTCTCGACAAAAACGGCCTAAAAGGCGCACGCATTGGGGTGTTGCGCACGCTCAGCGAACGCAACCCCGATCCGCAGGTAAAAGCGCTGTTTGAGCAATCGATCGCCGATTTGAAGAAAGCCGGCGCCGACATCATCGACCCCATCGAGGTTCCTGACTTCGCCAGCGTAAGCAAGGATCAGTGGTGCTCGGTTTTTCAGCACGACATCAACGAATACCTCGCGTCTTTGGGGCCAAACGTGCCGGTTAAGAACTTAAACGAGATCATTGCTTCCGGCAAATTCGCGCCGTACATCGCCGAAAACCTCACCTATCATCAGCAGCACGCCGAGGTGCAGCAGGGCACTTCCTGCGCCGATGCCTATTCCGATCCCAAGCGCATCGCCTTCCGCAAAGCCATTACCGACGTGATGGACCGCTACAAAGTGAACGCGCTCATCTACCCCACCTGGAACAACCCGCCCGCCAAAGTAGGCGATTTCAAAGGCTACAAAGGCGATAACAGTCAGCTTATTGCACCGCATACCGGCCAGCCCGCTTTTACCGTGCCCATGGGCTTCACCTACGACAATTTGCCGGCCGGGCTGCAATTCTTGGGGCGCCCCTTCGACGAGCCGACGCTTATCAAGTACACCTTCGCCTACGAACAAGCCACTCACTACCGCCAAGCGCCCAAACTCTTTCCCGCATTGCCTGCTGAGGCGCCGGATAAACAAAAAAGATAG
- a CDS encoding ABC transporter ATP-binding protein, which translates to MLKVENLTKSYTSGGRSLTVLESVSFELQPGDTFSIVGPSGSGKTTLLGLCAGLDRASSGSVWLNGIRLDDLSEDQRAAVRNEHVGFIFQNFQLLPTLTALENVLVPLELRGVKGGANTAQALLERVGLGGRGHHYPTQLSGGEQQRVSLARAFANRPKILFADEPTGNLDADTSATVVELLFELNREAGTTLVLVTHDLELAAKTQRVVRIKGGSVVSDSLVQQAVAPVSAS; encoded by the coding sequence GTGCTGAAAGTAGAAAACCTCACCAAATCATACACCAGCGGCGGCAGGTCCCTGACCGTGCTGGAGTCCGTCAGCTTCGAGCTGCAACCCGGCGACACCTTTTCCATTGTGGGCCCAAGCGGCAGCGGCAAAACCACGCTTCTGGGCTTGTGCGCCGGCCTCGACCGGGCCTCGTCGGGCAGCGTGTGGCTAAACGGCATTCGGCTCGACGACCTTAGCGAAGACCAACGGGCAGCCGTGCGCAACGAACACGTGGGCTTCATCTTTCAGAATTTCCAGTTGCTGCCCACCCTTACTGCCCTCGAGAACGTGCTGGTACCCTTGGAGTTACGCGGCGTAAAGGGCGGCGCCAACACGGCGCAGGCGCTGCTGGAGCGCGTGGGGTTGGGCGGCCGCGGCCACCACTACCCGACTCAGCTTTCCGGCGGCGAGCAACAGCGCGTTTCCCTGGCGCGGGCCTTCGCCAATCGGCCCAAAATTCTGTTTGCCGACGAGCCCACCGGCAACCTCGACGCCGATACCAGCGCCACGGTGGTCGAGTTGCTGTTTGAACTAAACCGCGAGGCCGGCACGACGCTGGTGCTCGTCACGCACGACCTGGAACTGGCCGCCAAAACCCAGCGCGTCGTGCGCATTAAGGGCGGCTCGGTCGTTTCCGATTCACTTGTCCAGCAGGCGGTTGCGCCCGTTTCGGCCTCATGA
- a CDS encoding 3-oxoacyl-ACP reductase family protein has product METQPLSGKVALVTGASRGLGHSIARTLAQAGATVIVNYHSSPAAADAVVQDITRHKGQAFAIQADVADTAAVERLFRQIRERVGAVDILVNNAGIGVPKPFLEVTLDDWQQVLQTNLTSAFLVSQAAIPAMMAKRFGRLIMISSTAAQTGGVIGPHYTASKAGLLGLVHSYASLLAQHGITANAVAPALIETDMIKDNPKITPDLIPMKRFGQPQEVADAVLLLATNGYINGQTLNVNGGLYMS; this is encoded by the coding sequence ATGGAAACCCAACCTCTCAGCGGGAAAGTGGCCTTGGTGACGGGCGCCAGCCGCGGCCTGGGCCACAGTATCGCCCGCACGCTGGCCCAGGCCGGCGCCACCGTCATCGTCAATTACCACAGCAGCCCGGCAGCAGCCGACGCCGTAGTGCAGGACATTACGCGCCACAAGGGCCAAGCCTTTGCTATTCAGGCCGATGTAGCCGACACCGCGGCCGTAGAAAGGCTTTTTCGTCAGATTCGGGAACGGGTTGGGGCCGTGGATATTCTGGTGAACAACGCAGGAATTGGCGTGCCAAAGCCGTTTCTGGAAGTCACGCTCGACGATTGGCAGCAGGTGCTGCAAACCAACCTGACGTCGGCTTTCCTGGTTAGCCAAGCCGCGATTCCGGCCATGATGGCCAAACGTTTCGGGCGCCTCATCATGATCTCGTCGACGGCGGCCCAAACGGGTGGCGTCATCGGGCCGCATTACACGGCTTCCAAAGCAGGCCTGCTTGGGTTGGTGCACTCGTACGCTTCCTTGCTGGCGCAGCACGGCATCACGGCCAACGCGGTGGCACCGGCCCTTATCGAGACGGACATGATCAAAGACAACCCCAAGATCACGCCCGATCTGATTCCGATGAAGCGCTTCGGCCAGCCGCAGGAAGTTGCCGACGCGGTGCTCTTGCTGGCCACCAACGGCTACATCAACGGCCAGACCCTCAACGTGAACGGCGGCTTGTACATGAGCTAG
- a CDS encoding ABC transporter permease translates to MSNLPSARPGVAWLWRMAWRDSRRSRSRLLLFISAIVLGIAALVGINGFGDNLARSIDEQARELLGADLVVSSTQPFEPGLQPTLRKLSPTRSNEVAFASMVQFPKGQGVRLAQIRALTGGFPYYGDWVLEPAAAVAAFRQASASQQRVALVDDALLVQFGAQPGDSIKVGKLTFLIAGRVRKTPGQSGFSAAVAPTVFIPGSLLSQTGLVQRGSRIQYRIYYQFAAGTDVDRLIKPLEARFDKANIDTDTVASRKKQTGRSFADLTRFLNLVAFVALLLGCVGVASAVSLYVREKVSAVAVLRCLGASGQQALLIYLLQTALMGLLGAVVGAALGTAVQLLLPQVFAGFLPVAVRVAISWSAVLQGVLTGVLVAVLFALLPLLSIRRVSPLRTLRASFEEDSSRPDPLRLAVFLLIAVFITGFAYLQTREWKQALGFAAGLVVAFGALAGLAQGLRLLVRRYFPTSWSYVWRQGLANLYRPNNQTITLTVSIGLGVFLLATLYMLQGLLLGRVQLAGGGQQPNLVLFDIQPEQRVGVNQIIQNQHLPILQQVPVVTMRLAAINGRSGADFQKDSARGVPKWAFSREYRVTYRNKLITSEKLEAGQRPALAADGTPRISIEDGYFKRLKLKLGDTLTFNVQGVPINTVVGGTRIVDWTQIQTNFLVVFPSGVLEAAPQFYALMTRVPNNAVLGSVQRALVSRYPNVSAIDLGLILQTLDDILGKISFVIRFMALFSIATGLLVLASSVVVSRYQRVQESVLLRTLGASRRQILRITLVEYAVLGLLAALAGLVLASAAAWALAYWVFEVNFAPEPGPLLLLAAFTTILTVLIGLLNSREVLTRPPLEVLRGEAG, encoded by the coding sequence ATGAGTAACCTGCCTTCGGCTCGCCCCGGCGTGGCATGGCTCTGGCGCATGGCCTGGCGCGACAGCCGCCGCAGCCGCTCGCGGTTGCTGCTCTTTATCTCGGCCATTGTGCTGGGAATTGCGGCGCTGGTGGGCATCAACGGCTTCGGCGACAACCTCGCCCGCAGCATTGATGAACAGGCCCGCGAGCTGCTGGGCGCCGACTTAGTGGTATCGTCGACGCAACCCTTCGAACCCGGCCTGCAACCCACGCTGCGCAAGCTGAGCCCGACGCGCAGCAACGAGGTAGCTTTTGCCTCGATGGTGCAATTCCCTAAGGGACAAGGAGTTCGCTTAGCGCAAATTCGAGCGCTTACGGGCGGCTTTCCTTATTACGGCGACTGGGTGCTGGAGCCCGCAGCAGCGGTGGCGGCCTTCCGGCAAGCGTCGGCTTCGCAGCAGCGCGTGGCGTTGGTCGATGATGCGCTGTTGGTTCAGTTTGGCGCCCAGCCCGGCGATTCCATTAAAGTTGGGAAGCTGACCTTCCTGATTGCGGGACGCGTGCGCAAAACACCGGGGCAGTCGGGTTTCAGCGCGGCCGTAGCCCCGACGGTTTTCATTCCGGGTTCTTTGCTCAGCCAAACCGGTCTGGTGCAGCGCGGTAGCCGTATTCAATACCGCATCTACTACCAGTTTGCAGCAGGCACCGATGTCGATCGCCTCATCAAGCCCCTCGAAGCTCGTTTCGACAAGGCCAACATCGACACCGATACCGTGGCCAGCCGCAAAAAGCAAACGGGCCGGTCCTTCGCCGACCTGACGCGCTTTCTGAATCTGGTGGCGTTTGTGGCGCTGCTGCTGGGGTGCGTGGGCGTGGCCAGCGCCGTGAGCCTGTACGTGCGCGAAAAAGTGTCTGCTGTAGCGGTGCTGCGCTGCTTAGGAGCCAGCGGCCAGCAGGCTTTGCTGATTTATCTGCTCCAAACGGCTCTCATGGGCTTGCTGGGCGCTGTGGTAGGTGCGGCATTGGGCACCGCCGTACAACTACTTCTGCCCCAGGTGTTTGCCGGATTTTTACCGGTGGCGGTGCGCGTGGCCATTTCGTGGTCGGCGGTGCTGCAAGGCGTGCTGACCGGCGTGCTGGTGGCGGTGTTGTTTGCGCTGCTGCCTCTGTTGAGCATCCGGCGCGTGTCGCCGTTGCGGACGCTGCGGGCGTCGTTTGAGGAAGACTCCTCCCGCCCCGATCCGCTGCGCCTGGCGGTGTTCCTGCTGATTGCGGTCTTCATTACGGGCTTCGCGTACCTGCAAACCCGCGAGTGGAAGCAAGCGCTAGGGTTTGCGGCCGGGCTGGTAGTGGCCTTCGGGGCGCTGGCAGGCTTGGCGCAGGGGTTGCGTCTATTGGTGCGTCGCTACTTCCCTACCTCCTGGAGTTACGTCTGGCGGCAAGGACTAGCCAATTTGTATCGCCCTAATAATCAGACCATTACTTTAACTGTTTCGATTGGGCTTGGCGTGTTCCTACTGGCGACGCTGTACATGCTCCAAGGCCTGCTGCTGGGCCGGGTGCAGTTGGCCGGCGGTGGCCAACAACCCAACTTAGTATTGTTCGACATTCAGCCGGAGCAGCGGGTGGGCGTCAACCAAATCATTCAGAATCAGCACCTACCGATTTTGCAGCAAGTGCCCGTGGTGACCATGCGGCTGGCGGCCATCAACGGACGCTCGGGGGCCGATTTCCAAAAAGACAGCGCCCGGGGCGTCCCCAAATGGGCTTTTAGCCGCGAATACCGCGTCACGTACCGCAACAAGCTCATCACGTCGGAGAAGTTGGAAGCCGGGCAGCGCCCAGCGCTGGCGGCGGATGGAACGCCGCGTATTTCCATTGAAGATGGCTATTTCAAACGCCTCAAGCTCAAGCTCGGCGACACGCTGACGTTTAACGTGCAGGGTGTGCCCATTAACACCGTCGTCGGCGGCACGCGCATCGTCGACTGGACGCAGATTCAAACCAACTTTTTAGTTGTGTTTCCGAGCGGGGTGTTGGAAGCGGCACCGCAGTTCTACGCCCTCATGACCCGCGTTCCCAACAACGCCGTACTAGGCTCGGTGCAGCGCGCGCTGGTAAGCCGTTATCCCAACGTGTCGGCCATCGACCTAGGCCTGATTCTGCAAACGCTGGACGATATTCTGGGCAAGATATCCTTCGTTATCCGCTTTATGGCCCTGTTCAGCATCGCTACGGGGTTGCTGGTGCTGGCCAGTTCGGTGGTTGTAAGTCGCTACCAGCGGGTGCAGGAAAGTGTGTTGCTGCGCACGCTGGGCGCCAGCCGGCGCCAAATTCTGCGCATTACGTTGGTCGAATACGCGGTATTGGGGCTCTTGGCCGCTTTGGCTGGCTTGGTGCTGGCGAGTGCGGCAGCGTGGGCGCTGGCCTACTGGGTATTTGAGGTCAATTTTGCTCCCGAGCCGGGGCCACTATTGCTGCTGGCTGCCTTCACAACGATTCTCACCGTCCTGATCGGGTTGCTTAACAGCCGGGAGGTGCTCACGCGCCCGCCGCTGGAGGTGTTGCGCGGCGAAGCGGGATAA
- a CDS encoding aldo/keto reductase, with amino-acid sequence MLTRLIPSSQEPLPIIGLGTWQTFDASSKAAYPQLSQTLDVLHVAGGSVIDSSPMYGRSEEVIGDLTADLAARDSFFYATKVWTTGRQAGIQQMEASLRKMRRARLDLMQIHNLTDWKTHLDTLRDWKAAGKIRYIGLTHYTDSMHAELERILRKEPVDFVQFNYSILDRHAEKSLLPAAADRGVATLINRPFTEGNLLARVKGKALPAWANELGISSWPQFFLKFILSHPAVTCIIPGTRDPAHLADNLKAGEGELPDEKTRERMAAFVYSI; translated from the coding sequence ATGCTTACCCGCCTCATTCCTTCCAGCCAAGAGCCTCTTCCCATAATCGGCCTCGGCACTTGGCAGACGTTCGATGCTTCCAGCAAAGCCGCTTATCCGCAGCTTTCACAAACCCTTGACGTACTGCACGTTGCTGGCGGCTCGGTTATCGATTCGTCGCCGATGTACGGGCGGTCGGAGGAAGTAATCGGTGATCTTACGGCGGACTTGGCGGCGCGGGATTCGTTTTTTTACGCCACCAAAGTCTGGACGACGGGCCGGCAGGCAGGTATTCAGCAAATGGAAGCCTCGCTGCGCAAAATGCGTCGCGCCCGCCTCGATCTGATGCAAATCCACAACCTCACGGACTGGAAAACCCACCTCGACACCCTGCGCGATTGGAAGGCCGCGGGCAAAATCCGGTACATCGGCCTCACGCACTACACCGATTCCATGCACGCCGAGCTGGAGCGCATCCTGCGCAAAGAACCCGTTGACTTTGTGCAGTTTAACTACTCTATCCTGGATCGCCACGCCGAGAAAAGCCTGTTGCCGGCCGCCGCAGACCGTGGCGTTGCCACGCTCATCAACCGACCTTTTACCGAAGGCAACCTGCTGGCGCGCGTGAAAGGCAAGGCGTTGCCCGCGTGGGCCAATGAGTTGGGAATCAGCAGCTGGCCGCAGTTTTTCCTGAAATTCATCCTCTCCCACCCGGCCGTTACGTGCATCATCCCCGGCACCCGCGACCCAGCGCATTTGGCCGACAACCTGAAAGCAGGCGAAGGCGAGCTGCCCGATGAAAAAACGCGCGAGCGAATGGCAGCATTTGTATATTCTATATAA